A single Bacteroidales bacterium DNA region contains:
- a CDS encoding methyltransferase domain-containing protein — MSEINLTKPELKNMLKEVHCITSINYSQYAFSFIKRRTELFMNSNKVISAIDFIYKINKSPGFAGQFLETIFVPDSEFFRDAEMWNFLENKLLPKFFGKKNIKIHLPYCTGGKELYSLLYILNENPVNLNISIMVSAVTDVHLKRIKSGEFDYPDIKVSVKNIELLNSANNSEDIFHNSNKSYKVKNDFKGQLNFEICDFFNNKYISDFDIIICRNSFIYFNKELHEKAVKTITRSLKKGGYLIIGANETTGDPEKRKYKKINKVLSIYKKK, encoded by the coding sequence ATGTCTGAAATCAATTTAACAAAACCTGAACTAAAAAACATGCTCAAAGAAGTGCATTGCATTACGAGCATAAATTATTCTCAATATGCTTTCAGTTTTATAAAAAGACGAACCGAACTTTTTATGAATTCTAACAAAGTAATATCTGCTATTGATTTCATATATAAAATAAATAAATCACCGGGGTTTGCAGGTCAATTTTTAGAAACAATTTTTGTGCCTGATTCTGAATTCTTCAGAGATGCAGAAATGTGGAATTTTTTGGAAAATAAATTGCTTCCAAAATTTTTCGGGAAAAAAAATATTAAAATACATTTACCTTATTGTACCGGAGGTAAAGAACTTTACTCTTTGCTTTATATTCTAAACGAAAATCCCGTTAACTTAAACATTTCAATAATGGTTTCAGCGGTTACGGATGTTCATTTAAAACGAATTAAATCCGGAGAATTTGATTATCCTGACATTAAAGTTTCTGTTAAAAACATTGAATTACTTAATTCAGCAAATAATTCAGAAGATATTTTTCATAACAGCAACAAGTCATACAAAGTAAAAAATGATTTTAAAGGACAATTAAATTTCGAGATTTGCGATTTCTTTAACAACAAATATATTTCTGATTTTGATATAATAATATGCAGAAATTCTTTTATCTATTTTAATAAAGAATTACATGAAAAAGCTGTCAAAACTATTACAAGAAGTCTGAAAAAAGGAGGATATCTAATAATCGGAGCAAATGAAACTACAGGAGACCCTGAAAAAAGAAAATATAAAAAAATAAATAAAGTCTTAAGTATATATAAGAAAAAATAA
- a CDS encoding chemotaxis protein CheB, whose product MHRDKYILIGGSAGSFRIVTEILGALPKDFPYSIILVLHRLKHIKTGFTEALSSKSILPVSEPKDKEKIEQSKVYIVPANYHMYIEPDKTFALSTEEPVNHSRPSIDITFSSAAYSLNGKIVGIILSGANKDGAFGLKKIKDNSGITIVQDPEESIVRTMPDAAIKTTETENILSSQKIVEFIINLK is encoded by the coding sequence GTGCATAGAGATAAATACATATTAATAGGAGGTTCTGCCGGCAGTTTCAGAATAGTAACAGAAATTTTGGGTGCTCTGCCTAAAGATTTTCCGTATTCAATTATACTGGTTTTGCATCGTTTAAAACATATAAAAACCGGCTTTACGGAAGCTTTAAGTTCAAAATCAATATTACCCGTTTCTGAACCGAAAGATAAGGAAAAGATTGAACAATCTAAAGTTTATATAGTTCCTGCAAATTATCATATGTATATTGAACCTGATAAGACTTTTGCTCTCTCTACGGAAGAACCGGTTAATCATTCAAGACCCTCAATAGATATTACATTTAGTTCGGCCGCATATTCTTTAAACGGAAAAATTGTCGGAATAATATTGTCGGGTGCAAATAAAGACGGAGCTTTTGGTTTGAAAAAAATTAAAGATAACAGCGGAATTACAATTGTTCAAGATCCTGAAGAATCCATTGTGAGAACAATGCCCGATGCAGCTATTAAAACAACAGAAACGGAAAATATATTATCTTCGCAAAAAATTGTTGAATTTATTATAAACCTGAAATAA